The genomic DNA TTGAATAATAATAAGATGCAGAACTCCAGTCAGATTCTACATGAAAAATTTTTTCTCCTTCTTTTCTATCAGGATAAATATGAATATATCTTTCTTTCCAAGAAATTTTAATTCCTGATAACAACAAAAGATCAAAAGTCATTTTTATATATGGGATTGATGTAATTTTATTTTTTAAATAAATTTTTAATCCATTTTTAAATCTATTAGCAACTAACATTAATGAACTAATATATTGACTACTTATTTTTGCATCTACAATAACTTCACCTCCTTTAATCGACCCCCCAAAAATTTTTAATGGAGGATACCCATTTTTTTCTAAAAAAATAATTTTAGCTCCTAAGTTTTTTAATGTATTAACAAGTATAGAAATGGGTCTTTGTTTCATTCTATTTGATCCAGTTAGAATAGTTGTTTTGTTTTTTTTTATAGAGAAATAAGAAGTTAAAAAACGCATTGCAGTACCCGAATGATTGATGTTAATAACATCAGATTTACTTTTTAAACTATTTTCCAATATTTTGGTATCATCACAATTAGATATATTTTCAATATAAATATCTTTTTTATATAAATATTTTATAATTAAAAGACGATTTGATATGCTTTTAGATCCAGTTATTGATATAGATCCATTTAAATTATTTGTTTTTCTATAAATATGAATATGATAAGACATATTATTTTAAATCTTTATTTTTTTGATAATGTCTATTATAATCTCTTTTAGTTTTTTCTATTAATTTTTTATTAAATGATTTTTCTAAATCAATACCAGTTTGATTAGCTAGACATATGACTACAAATAATACATCTGATAATTCTCTTCCAAGATCTTCATTTATTTTATCTTCATTTTTTTTTGATTGTTCTCCATAATTTCTTGCGATAATCCTAGATACTTCTCCTACTTCTTCAGATAAAAGAATAGTATTCGTTAATATATTAAAATAACGCACACCATGAGTATGTATCCATTTATGAACTATTTTTTGTATATTATTCATTAATTAAATTATTTTTTTTCTTTTTAATAAAATTTTTACCTTATTAATAATTGATTCACAATTAATTTCATATTTATTTAATAATTCCATTGGTTTCCCACTTTCTCCAAAGGTGTCATTAACTGCTACAAATTCTTGAGGAATATTACATCGTTTAGTCGTTATAATTCTTGCGATACTCTCTCCTAATCCTCCAAAATAATTATGTTCTTCAGCTGTAATAATACATTTTGTTTTATCAATTGATTTTAATATTGTTGTTTCATCCATAGGTTTAATTGTGTGAATATTGATTACCTCACATTCAATTCCTTCTTTTTCGTATAAAAATTTATATGCTTTTAATGATTCCCAAACTAAATGACCTGTACAAACAATAGTTAAATCTTTTCCTTTTGTTAATAGAATAGCTTTTCCTATATTAAATTCCTGATTTTTTTTTGTAAAATTTACCACAGAAGGACGTCCAAAACGTAAATATACTGGTCCATAAAATTTTGATATAGATATTGTTGCAGCATATGTTTGATTATAATCACATGTGTTAATTACAGTCATTCCAGGTAGCATTTTCATTAATCCAATATCTTCTAAACTTTGATGTGTAGCACCATCTTCTCCTATAGTTAATCCAGAATGAGATGCGCATATTTTTACATTTTTATAAGAATAAGCTATCGATTGACGTATTTGATCGTATACACGAGATGTAGAAAAATTAGCAAAAGTTCCTGTAAATGGAATATATCCCCCAATACTTAATCCAGCAGCTATTCCCATCATATTAGCCTCTGCTATTCCTATTTGAAAAAATCTATCTGGAAATTCTACTTTAAATTTATTCATAAACATAGAATTAGTAAGATCTGCACATAATGCAACTATTTTTTTATTTTTATTACCTATGAAAGCTAATGCATCGCCAAACCCAGCTCTAGTTTCTTTTAATTCTTTTTTATTATACATAGTATTACTATATGTTCATAAATTATAATGGATAATCTCTCAGATTACTTTCTGGAATCTGATTTAATGCTTTTATTAATTCATTTTTATTAGGAGCTTTTCCATGCCATTCATTTTTTCCAATCATAAAATCTACACCATACCCCATTTTGGTATGTAAAATAATTAAAACAGGCTTTTTATTATTAGTTTTTGTTTTTGCTTTTTTTAAAATATTAATTACATGTTCAATGTCATTACCATTTTTTTCTTCTAACACTTCCCAATTAAATGATTTAAATTTTTCATTCAAATTACCGAGGGGTAACACTTGATTAGTAGAACCATCAATTTGTTGTCCATTATAGTCTATAGTAGCTATGTAATTATCTATTTTTTTAGCGCCAGCATATAATACTGCTTCCCAAATTTGACCTTCATTTAACTCTCCATCACCATGTAAACTAAATACAGTAGTATTTTTTTCTTTATCTAATTTTTTTGAAATAGCTACACCAATAGAAACAGACATACCTTGCCCTAACGATCCTGAAGAAATTCTTATTCCTGGTAATTTATCATGAACAGATGGATGTCCTTGTAAACGAGAATTAATCTTTCTAAAAGATGAAAGTTCTGAAATAGGGAAAAACCCTGATCTAGCTAATATACTGTAGTAAACAGGCGAAACATGTCCATTTGATAAGAAAAAAATATCTTCTCCTTTACCTTCCATAATAAATTTATTTGAATCAAAATTCATTATTTCACTATATAAGGCTACAAAATATTCCGTAGAACTTAAAGATCCCCCTGGATGTCCTGAGTTTGCATAACTTACCATTCTAAGAATATCTCTTCTTACTTGATTACATAAATTTTTTAAATAACATATATTCATTTTAATTCATAAAATTCTAATATCTTTTGTTTCATATAAACAAAATTCATATACAAAAATATATAATTATATTAATTTTATTAATGAATTTTATTAACTATAAATATTTTACTATAAATTATAATTAAATAAATGAGTATAATAGTAAATAGAAAAGCTAAATTTCAATATTATTTATTAGATTTCTATCTAGCTGGAATACAATTACTTGGTTCTGAAGTAAAATCAATAAGAAATAGAAAGATTAACATATCAGAAAGTTTTTGTCAAATCATAAATAAAGAGATGTATATCATTAACTTATATATCGAAAAATATAAATTTGGATCAAATTGTGATACAAGAAGAAAAAGAAAATTATTGTTAAATAAAAAAGAATTAATAAAAATTAATAAAAAATTAGTAATTCATAGAATGACAATTGTTCCAATTGAAATTTTTTTTAATAAAAAAGGATTCATCAAAGTAAAAATAGCAATAGCAAAAGGAAAAAAAAATTATGATAAAAGAGAAATTAAAAAAAATAAAGAATTAATAAAGGAAATAAATCAATATTAATATTATAAATAAATTTTTATTATTTTATATTTTATATTCCTATTTATTTATATTTGTTTTAAGATTCTAAAGAAATTTATAGTTTATTATGAAAAACGTAAGTATTTTTATTGTCGCTTTACTTGCTTTTTTTTCTAATCTTTTTTCTCAAAATGAGGAAAACGAAAAAAATGTAAAAAAAAATTTATCTATAAAATTAGGAACAAGCGACATCAATTTTTTTTCTGAAAAAAATCCTTTTGAAGGTTTTTTTTCTTATAATAATAATAGCATAGGTCCATCTTCTAATATAGAATTAGGATATAATATTAATGACCGTATAGGTCTTTATGTAGATGGAACCTTAGGGTTGGTAAAAAATCATAGATGGAAAGTAGGTAATTCTCAATTTGCTAAATTGAGTAGTGGATTAAAAGTTCACGCATTACCCGATCATCAAATTGATCCTTACCTAAGATTAGGTGGTGGATATCATAGATCCAATGCATATTTAAAAAATGATTTAAAAATTTCTGAGACACAATTATTCAGAACAAATAAACAAAATTTTCCACTTATAGATGGAGGAATTGGAGTAAATTTTTGGGTACATCCCAATGCAGGAATGAATATAAGTAGTACTTATAATCATGTTTTTTCAAAACAATCAAAAAATTATTTAGATTTTTTAAAACATGATATAGGTTTAATATTTCGTTTTAAAAATTTTTTAAATAAGGAAAGTAATGAAAAGAAGATAATTTCTTCTTTATCAGACAATGAAAAAGATAAAAATCTAAAACAAAATGATAAAGATAATCCTAAAGATGATCTAAAAGATTCAAATAAAAAATTAGATGATGATGATGAAAAATTAAATTTGAAAAAAAAACAGTTAATTACAAATTTAAATAATGATTTATTTTCTGGATTAAAATTCATTGATAAAGACAAAAACAAATACGAAGACAAAAATAAAGAACAAGATAAAAACAAAGACGAAGACAAAAATAAAGAACAAGATAAAAACAAAGACGAAGACAAAAACAAAGACGAAAACAAAAACAAAGACGAAAACAAAAACAAAGACGAAAACAAAAACAAAGACGAAAACAAAAACAAAGACGAAAACAAAAATAAAGACGAAGACAAAAACAAAGACGAAGACAAAAACAAAAACGAAAACAAAAATAAAAACGAAAACAAAAACAAAGACGAAAATAAAAACAAAGAACAAGATAAGACTACTGGTAAAAAACAACCTGAAAAATCTAATAATCAACCTATTATTGATGAAGAAAAACTAATATCTGATAATAATACAAAAAGTTTTAAAAAAAATAACAAAAAACAAAAAGGAAAAAAAACACAAAATAATAAGAAAAATCCTTCTAAAAAGAAAACTGAAAAACCTTCTAAACCTTCTAGGGGTGCTAACAAGAAACCTTCTAATAAATGGGGTGCTAAAAGAAAACCTAATAAATGGGGTGCTAACAAGAAACCTTCTAATAAATGGGGTGCTAAAAGAAAACCTAATAAATGGGGTGCTAAGAGAAAACCTAATAAATGGGGTGCTAAGAGAAAACCTAATAAATGGGAGGCTAAGAAAAAACCTAATAAATGGGGTGCTAAGAGAAAACCTAATAAATGGGAGGCTAAGAAAAAACCTAATAAATGGGAAGCTAAGAAAAAACCTAATAAATGGGAGGCTAAGAAAAAACCTTCTAATAAATGGGAGGCTAAGAAAAAACCTTCTAATAAAAAAAAGTAAATCATTTGTAAAACATGAAGAAAAAAAATGAACTATTCATAGTTTGTTTTTCATGTTTATAAAAAAAAATACTTTTTTTAAAAAATTATTTAAATTCAAATTCTTTTAAAAAAGAATTAATAATTTAATTAATCTATTTTTTTATTTTAATAAAATCCTCTTGTATTTTAATATATAAGAGGGTTTTATTTTTTTGAAGAAATCCATAAACTTATTTGATAAAGAATAATCATTGGTATTAATACTATAATTGTACTTATTATATCTCCTGGGGTAATTGCGGATGCAATAATCAATTTTATTAGAAATGCATGTTTTTGATATTTTTTTAGAAATTTATGGGAAATTAAATTTATTTTAGATAGAAAATAAATGAAACATGGAAATAAAAAAATAATCCCCATTAATAATATAGAATTTGTAATTATTGAAATATAATCAGATAAATCAAATATATTTTTTGGGATATAACTAATTTTAAAGAAGTAAGAAAAATGAATTAAAAATGGACATAATATGTAATATCCAAAAAAAATTCCAGTAGAAAATAAAATAAACATTATAAAAAAAATTTTTTTACAAAATTTTTTTTCTTTTTTAGAAAGAGCAGGGTTTATAAAGCCCCATAATTCATAAAAAATAAATGGAAAAGATATAATTATTCCTCCAATTAAACTAGTCCATATGTAAACATTAAATTGTCCAAACATTTTTCTATTTTGTATATATAAGTCTTTTTCAAAAAATTGATGAGAGTTATATTTTATTATATTTTTTGTAATATATTTTAGTAAACGATAGGATATAAAATTCATTTTAGATGGACCAAATATTATTATATCAAATACAATATGTTTATTAAGCATTAAAAAAATCATAGAAATAATAATTACGATAATACAACGAATTATACGAATCCTTAATTCTTCAATATGTTTCCAAAATGGCATTTTTATTTTTTTATTCATAAATTTTTCAAATTTAAAACGATAAACAACATGAAATGTGGAATTATAGGATTACCAAATATTGGTAAATCCACGTTATTTAATATTGTATCTAATTCTAAAGCTTTATCAAAAAATTTCCCTTTTTGTACTATAAACCCTAATTATGGAATAATCAAAATATTAGATAAAAGATTGACTGAATTAGAAAAAATTATTAATCCTTTGAAAATCACACCATCTGAAATAAAAATAGTTGATATAGCTGGTTTAATAAAAGGATCTCATAAAGGAGAAGGGTTAGGAAATAAATTTTTATCTCATATTCGTGAAACAAATGCTATCATTCATATGATACGTTTTTTTTATGACGAAAGTATCACTCATGTAGAAGGAAATATTGATCCAGTTAGAGATAAAGAAATTATTGATACTGAATTACAAATGAAAGATTTAGAATCTATAGAAAAAAAAATATATCAAATTTCTCGTTTATATAACAGTAATTATAATAAAAATGAATTTTATATTTTTTTAAAAAAAATCTTAAATTTTTTAATAAAAGGAAATAATATAAGAACATTTCCATTTAAAAAATGGGAAAAAAAATCTTTAGAAGAATTAAATTTATTGACTATCAAACCTATTTTATATATTTGTAATGTTAATAATTTTAATGATTTATATAAAAATTTAAAAATAAAACAATTAAAAAAAATAATAAATAAAGAATCATCATCCATTTTATTTATTTCTTTAAAAAATAAAATTTGTTTCGATTTTGAT from Blattabacterium cuenoti includes the following:
- a CDS encoding 3-phosphoshikimate 1-carboxyvinyltransferase, with the translated sequence MSYHIHIYRKTNNLNGSISITGSKSISNRLLIIKYLYKKDIYIENISNCDDTKILENSLKSKSDVININHSGTAMRFLTSYFSIKKNKTTILTGSNRMKQRPISILVNTLKNLGAKIIFLEKNGYPPLKIFGGSIKGGEVIVDAKISSQYISSLMLVANRFKNGLKIYLKNKITSIPYIKMTFDLLLLSGIKISWKERYIHIYPDRKEGEKIFHVESDWSSASYYYSMATVSKKSNIILSSFFNKSLQGDKEVSYLYEKYFGILTYFTKNKIFLKKKENFYQKKIIKLNLNKTPDIAQTITVTCASIGVKCYLYGLETLKIKETDRLSALQEELIKFGVILKITQSHLEIKDFIKKRIKYPIEINTYQDHRMAMSFVPFTLLNNFPILKIKDADVVEKSYPFFWKDLESIGFIITRN
- a CDS encoding nucleotide pyrophosphohydrolase yields the protein MNNIQKIVHKWIHTHGVRYFNILTNTILLSEEVGEVSRIIARNYGEQSKKNEDKINEDLGRELSDVLFVVICLANQTGIDLEKSFNKKLIEKTKRDYNRHYQKNKDLK
- a CDS encoding transketolase family protein, with protein sequence MYNKKELKETRAGFGDALAFIGNKNKKIVALCADLTNSMFMNKFKVEFPDRFFQIGIAEANMMGIAAGLSIGGYIPFTGTFANFSTSRVYDQIRQSIAYSYKNVKICASHSGLTIGEDGATHQSLEDIGLMKMLPGMTVINTCDYNQTYAATISISKFYGPVYLRFGRPSVVNFTKKNQEFNIGKAILLTKGKDLTIVCTGHLVWESLKAYKFLYEKEGIECEVINIHTIKPMDETTILKSIDKTKCIITAEEHNYFGGLGESIARIITTKRCNIPQEFVAVNDTFGESGKPMELLNKYEINCESIINKVKILLKRKKII
- a CDS encoding transketolase, whose protein sequence is MNICYLKNLCNQVRRDILRMVSYANSGHPGGSLSSTEYFVALYSEIMNFDSNKFIMEGKGEDIFFLSNGHVSPVYYSILARSGFFPISELSSFRKINSRLQGHPSVHDKLPGIRISSGSLGQGMSVSIGVAISKKLDKEKNTTVFSLHGDGELNEGQIWEAVLYAGAKKIDNYIATIDYNGQQIDGSTNQVLPLGNLNEKFKSFNWEVLEEKNGNDIEHVINILKKAKTKTNNKKPVLIILHTKMGYGVDFMIGKNEWHGKAPNKNELIKALNQIPESNLRDYPL
- the smpB gene encoding SsrA-binding protein SmpB, with product MSIIVNRKAKFQYYLLDFYLAGIQLLGSEVKSIRNRKINISESFCQIINKEMYIINLYIEKYKFGSNCDTRRKRKLLLNKKELIKINKKLVIHRMTIVPIEIFFNKKGFIKVKIAIAKGKKNYDKREIKKNKELIKEINQY
- a CDS encoding outer membrane beta-barrel protein — encoded protein: MKNVSIFIVALLAFFSNLFSQNEENEKNVKKNLSIKLGTSDINFFSEKNPFEGFFSYNNNSIGPSSNIELGYNINDRIGLYVDGTLGLVKNHRWKVGNSQFAKLSSGLKVHALPDHQIDPYLRLGGGYHRSNAYLKNDLKISETQLFRTNKQNFPLIDGGIGVNFWVHPNAGMNISSTYNHVFSKQSKNYLDFLKHDIGLIFRFKNFLNKESNEKKIISSLSDNEKDKNLKQNDKDNPKDDLKDSNKKLDDDDEKLNLKKKQLITNLNNDLFSGLKFIDKDKNKYEDKNKEQDKNKDEDKNKEQDKNKDEDKNKDENKNKDENKNKDENKNKDENKNKDENKNKDEDKNKDEDKNKNENKNKNENKNKDENKNKEQDKTTGKKQPEKSNNQPIIDEEKLISDNNTKSFKKNNKKQKGKKTQNNKKNPSKKKTEKPSKPSRGANKKPSNKWGAKRKPNKWGANKKPSNKWGAKRKPNKWGAKRKPNKWGAKRKPNKWEAKKKPNKWGAKRKPNKWEAKKKPNKWEAKKKPNKWEAKKKPSNKWEAKKKPSNKKK
- the tatC gene encoding twin-arginine translocase subunit TatC: MNKKIKMPFWKHIEELRIRIIRCIIVIIISMIFLMLNKHIVFDIIIFGPSKMNFISYRLLKYITKNIIKYNSHQFFEKDLYIQNRKMFGQFNVYIWTSLIGGIIISFPFIFYELWGFINPALSKKEKKFCKKIFFIMFILFSTGIFFGYYILCPFLIHFSYFFKISYIPKNIFDLSDYISIITNSILLMGIIFLFPCFIYFLSKINLISHKFLKKYQKHAFLIKLIIASAITPGDIISTIIVLIPMIILYQISLWISSKK
- a CDS encoding redox-regulated ATPase YchF, translating into MKCGIIGLPNIGKSTLFNIVSNSKALSKNFPFCTINPNYGIIKILDKRLTELEKIINPLKITPSEIKIVDIAGLIKGSHKGEGLGNKFLSHIRETNAIIHMIRFFYDESITHVEGNIDPVRDKEIIDTELQMKDLESIEKKIYQISRLYNSNYNKNEFYIFLKKILNFLIKGNNIRTFPFKKWEKKSLEELNLLTIKPILYICNVNNFNDLYKNLKIKQLKKIINKESSSILFISLKNKICFDFDKFLYEIISLLNLKTFFTVGKNEVRAWNIPKSYTAYEASSVIHTDFQKGFIKAEIIHYDDYIQYKSEYNLKKLGKIFLSGKDYIINDGDIVTFRFNINKKIFYNRC